A region of the Melanotaenia boesemani isolate fMelBoe1 chromosome 6, fMelBoe1.pri, whole genome shotgun sequence genome:
acctttatttaaccaggaagaacctcactgagattaaaatgtcttttctaaGAGCGTCCTGGCCGAGCCAGCAGCACCAGACCCGTTCGCCTGGCTGAAGGTTGAAAACAGGAACAAACTAAGAACGAAAGAACCATTTAAAATCACTAAATCAAGCAGAACAAGGAGACCAGGCCATGAAGTTCCAGGTCTCTGTGCAGCTCCAGCTACAGAAAAACCCTTTTTCCATCTCAGGTCACAGGTGGGAGCTTTATTTATAACGCACCACCTCACATGTCAGGCCTTTACAGACATCAGTTCCAGCCAGTTTACAATCAGTAacagcctagttaaggaaaaccaacagattgcatcgaATCTTGACTTCGATCCAGTCGTCCATCCCAAGCTTCCCATGGATGGACCGTGGGAAGGAAAAACTGGAGCTCAATTTCTTTGTGGAAGTTCCACGAGTGCTGGAGGTTTGGCATCTGGATGTTGCTGCAGTGTGCTTCAGTGCTGGCTAGCATTAGCATCTAGCGTTAGCCACCACTCCCCCAGCTCTGCTTCGTTACCACAGTTTATAAAACCATTATTAACTAATCAGATGGAattcataaacatgtttttgtcttttagggGTTTTGGGAAAATTTGTCtaattttgacatttaaatccTCTTCAATACTTTGGCTACAGGCTAGCAGCTAGCTGAACGTCGTCTTCTGCTGATTAGTTAAACACATTACTGCTACCAAGTGGTGGGAAACTGCATTACAACTGAGCTTCTCATGGATAGAACAAGCCCAGACCACCATACCCCCCCCACCGTGCGGACAGCTGCTATGAGGCGTTCAAGGACCAAACATGTCTACTTTGCTGTGGCCTGTCCAAAGGACCGGGTCCCAGAAGTCTTGTGTtgtgttcagatgcagctttgccaacctaagccatgctgccatgttctttatGCTCCTGCAACCTTCCCAACAAGCCATACTGGTTCCGTCTGTTGGTAACTGGACTGTCAGGAACCGGAACATTTAACTTGATGGAGCTCCAGGGTTTTCCAGGGTCTGACCTTGGACAAAACTTGCTGGGATGTCCATTCCTGGGAAGATTGGACGCCATCtgcagaatgatggactccacaGAGTTTTTAACCCTCCCAGATGGACACACAGACCCACCAGACTGAAATCAATGTTTAGTCATTAGTTTCCAGGAGATTCTTCTTGGTGGTGTCCCACCATTGttgttaatcatttttattgaatattGATAACTACACCTGGACACACCTGGCTCGTACCACTTCCCAACTGAACCTGTCTGGAAGTTTTCTACTCGTGATGGACGACATCTGCTGTTTCTctgagatcattgctgatgtctttcctctttGGCACTGTGTCAACACACACCTGGATGGATCTGAACCTTTTCTAGCGGAGCTCACGCTGATGATGATCAATAATCAGGCCACTGATGAGCAGCTGGCTGTGATCCGTCATGCTGATGCATTAAGCCTCATACGTCCAGTCGCTGTGCTTGTCCTGCTAAtacttttgtacattttgtgaaaatatttactttcttttagcTGATCATGGTGAAattcaacttttattttttccaaaaggCTAGAGAACTGAAACAAAGACTACCCTCTTTAGTaatgaaggacaaaaataatgtatggaaaaaactattttctgtctgtttttcttagACAGTACCAgcaataatattaatttaatgtaatattaatttgtattattttattgcagtttttggAAGTGGAAATGTTTTGGGCTCAGAAGATGATCAATTCTAAAATGGATGCTACACAAAACTAATAATGCTCCAGAGTAGTTCTTCAATCTGACGAGTCCTAGagataaaaaaacaaccctCCGTCCACTCTAAAGGCTTTTTGGGAACATCAGTGACATTCATTGATCAAGCTGgtgtttaaagggttaaaaacctCAAAGTGTTTGAATGTTTCGTAGTTTTGATCAAGGCTGAAGCtgttaaatagatttaaaacaaacaaaatcagaaaaaagaatcttaagttttttttagcagttttcTGGAAGTGGACCTTTTTGACTTAATGACTCATGAAGGTCGTGAATAAAACTGTCGTCCGAGGGTTAAATTTCCTTCTTGATTAATTAAGGAGCCaatgaagcaaaaataaaactgaagaaatatgATGTGAGTCAATCCTTTAAGTGTGACATCCTCTACAAAGTTTTCATGTTAAACTGGCGAGCCAGACGTAAGGGGCTGGTGGGCCACATGTGGCCCGCGGGCCATACTTTGATCTATGGTCATCATTTTCAGAACCCTTGAATGACTTAATGAGGCATGAGCTGACAGAAGAACCAATAAACAGTTATTGCAGCCATCACAGGGGACGCCATGTTGGATTTTGATGAAGAAGGTCAGGGTTCTTCAACTTTCAACTCAGAAATAAAATTTCCACAGATGTttcaacataattttatttatctgggAATCCACATATTCCAGCATCAGAGCTCTAATGGATTTTGAATAAATCCTCCCAGTTTACTGCTGCACATGGTGAAGGGGTTCAGGTTTAGCTTGTGGTCCAGAATCTGTCTGTTTCTGTGTGCCTGTTAGGAAGATGGGTGGAGGACCATGAAGTCGTCCACAACATGATGTTCAACACCACGACGAACCAGAAGGTTCCGCACAAAAAGACCCTGACCAGATCGGAGTGGTGGGACAACGGAGCGCTGCCGTTATGGATCACAGCTCAGGACCAGGTGAGTCATCCATCCAGCGACAGATTTAACGGGAGGACGAGTCTGGAAAAGGTTTGAAGAGACCGAAGACTGCGATCATTACTGTGACAGGATTTAAACTGATCTTTCCTGTTTCAGGGTCTGAAAACTGCTTCGTTCCACTTCCCAGGAGGCGGGGTTGAGTACAACGGCCAAGCGGTTAACCGAGCGCTGGTCGAGGAGGTCGGTCACCCCGACGACAACGAAACTGAATGGCGCGAGAACATCGACACAGTGATGAGCTGGTTCTCTGAGGAGGACTTCAACCTGGTGACGCTGTACTACGGTGAACCGGACAACGTGGGCCACGCCAAGGGGCCGGACCACCCTGACAGGAAGGAGATCATCCGGCAGATTGACCGCACCATCGGCTACCTGAGACACGCCATCGATCGGCACAATCTGGCAGACAGTCTGGACGTCATCATCACCTCCGACCACGGCATGACCACTGTCAAGAAGCGGCCGCAGGTGGACGAGATCATCCTCAACGAGTACCTGGAACTGCTGAAGCTCGCCAGCTTCGAGATCCTGGACTACGGCGGGTTCGGCATCCTGACACCCCGGCCGGGAAAGGAGCAGGAGGTTTTTGACAAGCTGTCCAACGCTCCAAATCTGACGGTCTACAAGACAGACCAGATGCCAGAGAGCTTTCACCTGGGTAGAAGCGAGCGACTTCCTCCCATCGTCATCATCGCAGACCTAGGGTTCAACCTGAACTCTGTGAGTTTCATCCTCAGGTAGCAGCAGACTCTATTTTACCTTCGAGGACCAAAGATTACTCCAATAATGG
Encoded here:
- the zgc:153896 gene encoding ectonucleotide pyrophosphatase/phosphodiesterase family member 7, with product MKMKLQLVLVVAAAVCAACNPLKNPREKKQLLLISFDGFRWDYDQDVDTPNMDQLSVDGVKAKYITPPMLTMTSPSHFTTITGRWVEDHEVVHNMMFNTTTNQKVPHKKTLTRSEWWDNGALPLWITAQDQGLKTASFHFPGGGVEYNGQAVNRALVEEVGHPDDNETEWRENIDTVMSWFSEEDFNLVTLYYGEPDNVGHAKGPDHPDRKEIIRQIDRTIGYLRHAIDRHNLADSLDVIITSDHGMTTVKKRPQVDEIILNEYLELLKLASFEILDYGGFGILTPRPGKEQEVFDKLSNAPNLTVYKTDQMPESFHLGRSERLPPIVIIADLGFNLNSRFIVYVNKGDHGYHNWEMDMKTIFWAFGPSFKKNYLSEPFDSIHIYPLMCKLLQVEPAPNNGSLAVTEDMLLPGGGSLRARLSVALLLSTLLSTFTIL